The window CCAGATTGACCTCTGGTATTGAAGAGCTTTGTTGCTGATTTTTAAACCGCATTTTTCACTTAACCTTCAGTATTTTTCTGAAGAAGAAGAAAACGTATCATTAACGTAGGCAGTCGAGGGAGGCAAGGCAGGGTTTGAGTTGACTGTAGAGGGTTCGTACCAAACTTGGCGATAAATCAGTTCTAGTTCACTACCCACTTCAGCAAAGTAATCGATTTGCCGGGATTGTAATGTTACTAATATTCGGAAAACGAGTAAGGCAATAATCGCCACAATCATACCTGCCGCCGTAGTAATCAATGCCTCACCGATACCGGCGGCAACTCTTGAGGCTTCGGCGGTTGTACCCCCACCGCCAATTTTGAGGTTGTTGAACGTACCAATTAGACCGGTTACCGTTCCCAGTAATCCTAATAGAGGAGCCATCGCAACAATGGTTTCTAGAAGCTTGTCTCCTTTTCGCATTTGCACGAATTCCTTATCACCTGCGGCTTCCATGGCTAGACGAAAGGTTTCGGGTGTGGGTTGCCGGAGCTTCAAAGGGGCATACAGAAAGCGACCGATCGGTAAATGACGAGCATAATCAGCGGCTTCGGCGGCTTTTTGCAGGTCATAACGAGCCGCATCTAGGACATCACGCACGATGCGATCTTCTTGGCTCAAAAGCCTGAACCAAAACCAGACTCTTTCTAGAGCACAAGATATGGTGAAGATGGACAACGCCAAAATCGGCCACATCACTGGGCCGCCTTGGAGGAACAAATCAAATACGCGGGTCATAAGGTCAAGAAGATGGCGAATAAGCAGATAGTGGCGATTTCCTTGTTAGCATACCGGACATTGTAGGGCAACTGGTTAAGTGACAGTAAGCAAGCAGCAAAGTAAGGGTTAAGGAAGTTAAGGACGTAAACTCAATCCTTAAGTGCGGCAGCGCTTGCCTTTTCTTGATTGATACATGATACGTTGGCTTATCAAGTGTTTTTCACCTAAAACACTATCCGAAGAGTGAAGCGCTTAGACTACAGGAGTAAGGGGTTAAGAGACTGCGATCGTTATTTGATATCCCTTCCCCTTTTTTTCTATCTTGAATGTGCTACAAGACTGTATAAACTTCACCAAGTTATCACCCAACTTTAACTCTTTAATAATTGCAGAAACAGGTTTGCCGTATTGCTTGTGAAATTCACTCCCTAAAATTTCAAGAGGTATTTTATTCTGTGGCGATTTAGCTACTAAAGATTTCAGTATATTGAATAAATACCGTTCCAATTCATTGGATGACTTGATTTCACACAAAGACGATTGAGAGAGTATGACTTGAGCATTGCTTCCACTATTTTCAATAGTAAAACTTGTACATGATTTTAAGAATTTAGTTAAATTACTTCCAAGTTTTAGCTTTTTTGTAATTGAATTGGCTGATTCACCAGAAACTGTCTTTAGCATTGAACCCAGTTTTGATATCGGGATTTTACCCCCTGGAAAATCAGCTTTTGTTGATTCAATGACCTTAATAATTACTTGTTCAAGTTCTTGCTTAGAATTAATCTTATTAATCGCTAAATTAATATTTGTTTTAGCTGAATCAGCTTCTTCTAGACCTGCTTTTTTAAGACTAGATAATGGGGCTTGGTCTTCAGAATCCAAACTAACTTCAGCTAATGTTTTAGATGCCAATCTAAGTTCTGATTGTTTATAAGAATGATTAATGTCTCGGACATCAATAGAAGAAGCATCAAACAAGTTGATATAAATTTCTGACTTATCGGAAACTTGATGAATGCTAAAAATAGCAGGATTATCAATAAAAAT of the Allocoleopsis franciscana PCC 7113 genome contains:
- a CDS encoding MotA/TolQ/ExbB proton channel family protein, which encodes MTRVFDLFLQGGPVMWPILALSIFTISCALERVWFWFRLLSQEDRIVRDVLDAARYDLQKAAEAADYARHLPIGRFLYAPLKLRQPTPETFRLAMEAAGDKEFVQMRKGDKLLETIVAMAPLLGLLGTVTGLIGTFNNLKIGGGGTTAEASRVAAGIGEALITTAAGMIVAIIALLVFRILVTLQSRQIDYFAEVGSELELIYRQVWYEPSTVNSNPALPPSTAYVNDTFSSSSEKY